The DNA sequence GAGATCTTGattaaataaaatgaatgatTGAAACGTTTAATTTATTACTCTTCATTAAGATCAATCCtacaaaaatttttttttttgaattgaaGATCATTTAATCCTTCAAATGTATTAAATAGGATAATACGACGaacatattctctcattttctaataAGATATCTTGACTAAATAAAATGAATGATTGAAACCATTTAATTTATTACTCTTCATTAAGATCaatcctacaaaaaaaaaattatttgaattgaaGATCATTTAATCCTTCAAACGTATTAAATAGGATAATACGACGTACATATTATCTCATTTGCTAATAAGATATCTTGattaaataaaatgaatgatTGAAACCATTTAATTTATTACTCTTCATTAAGATCAAtcccacaaaaaaattaattgaattgaaGATCATTTAATTCTTCAAACGTATTAAATAAATGAACAATTCATCATGAATATATTATAGTATCTACACCATCGATTTGTtttatacatttgaaattataacCTTAAAAATGATATCAACTTTAATATTTAACGataaaataaacacaaaattagAGTTAGTTTTAGAGAGTCTGTAAGGTGGTCTTTCAATCCCCCAACAGTTTTTACAAAAAACAAGTGGATTGTTTTTACCACATTGAACAAAGATGAAATCAAAGCAAAACATAATGACCAAAATTGCTGAAGAAAACACAATGAACAAAGTTGAAATCGAAGCAAAACACATAACCAAAAGTGCAATTTAcctgaaaaataattaaacatgtAAAGTTTTTTTCAAGTGTTTATGACCTTTCAAATTGTAACTTGAAGGCATTCACAAAACAAGAACTTTGAGATGATGTGTCGTTTGCAACACAATCACAACAATGTTAATTTTGTATATTGGTGTGTCATAAGACTTGTAAAAACAAAGCAAAGCAAATAAAATACAACCTTAATtaggaaaaaggaaacaaaaaaaggagCTCCCACTCAATATCTTTTTGGCATTCCCACCTACGATTTGAAAagttaattaaattttgtagcTAATAACTGGGGAGTGGGGACTAATCCACTATAGCTTTATGTAACTTTGGCCATCTCTAGCCAAGAGTTATAAAGTCACATTCAACcttaaatttgataaaattagtCTCCAATCAAAGTATTAAGGGGAATTGAGCTAAAAGAATTAAGCTAAATTTGGtcctaattttaataaaaaatagaacaTGTGTCCAACCAGAATTGGATGTAAGCATCAGTGAAGTTAAATCCTTAAATTGAGTTCTACAGTGAACTCCAAATGCAATGAACTTGAAGTTGAGATTGCCAAATTGCCAAATTGGAAATTAATTTGGATGATGTTTCCAACTTCCAAGAACCAAACAGTCCAGTCCACAAACATCTCAAGAGAGTTTTTTGGCCTGGTGCAATTCACCCTCACTCTCTTGCAAATTgcaataaattaataaacacAAATAGCATATCTTGCAAATTgcaataaattaataaacacAAATAGCATATATCtgcaattaaaataatatttaaaatagatattttaaatagtaaaaaataaatattaaaaagggAGCATGATAAAATACAAGGGGACACtgcattataaaaataattgtgtccttttctttaatttgtccttttctttaatttgtccTTTACTATATGATATCATCATCACTCTCCCAATATTACCACTCCCCCCACtcaataattatttatataaattctctctccacattctctctccctcctccttcTCAACTTATAAATTGTAATCTCCAAAACCCAAACCAACCTAGACtcatttttccttccttctttctctctctagaaatttTTGTCTGCTCTGTTGCAGTCATTTCAGTGTGATTTCTGTTAGCTCTGTTTTCTGGGTTCTCTTTTGAGAATGTATGCAGAAACTGGGCTTTTGTTCCCATATTTCCAGAACTTTTCTCAAGATTTCCAGCAGCTGGAGGAGTTCTGCAGAGGCCAAAAGTCAAATGCTCCAATGGTACccatattctctctctctctctctctctctctctctctctctacaaacaAATATATGCACTTGTTTGGTTTTTCTCATAGATTTGCATGATCTGCATTGAATTGATTATTCTGAGATGGGTTTTAGCTGAATTAGTATAAAGTCTGTGAATTTGGGTTGCTCTCTTGTGATCTGCTGTGTACTCTGTATGATACCATCAACAACCCTCTAATCTCGAGAAAATGGGGACTATTTATGGATTCATTGTTTGTCAGAACCAAAGAAGCTCAAAGTTCAAGTCTTTGGCATATATTTATGTTCATTGGTTTGATTTTTCACCTAATtccctgtttggttgctgagaaaaccAGTGGGAAAATGCCAAATTTGGGGAATTAAAGTTAGGAAGTGGGAAAGTGagaaaattgttaatttctCTGACTAATTGTAAGTAAAGTTGGAAGATGTAACAATCAAAACAAGGCacaaatgtcaaattttaatcATAAATTTCAATCCAAAACACTGTTTATGTGTTtccagaaaaaacaaaattggaaaaagaaaaggagaataaAAATATCTTGGTCTGTACAgtcttgtttttatttcatcAGAGCATGCGATGGAACAGCTGGACTTTGCTTTATGTGCTGGATAAAGAAGGAAAAAGCTTTCTTTTCCTCTAAATGCAATCTGAATGCTAAAAAGGAAAAGACTGACTTTGTTTTTTTCACTTTGgtggtaaaaagtaaaaaagttgAATCTTCATGGAACTGTAACTTATGTGTTCAAAGAATTACTTTGCAGTAAAATTTGTATGAAACTTTGAGcagtagtgattgctttggtcCCCAACTATTAGTGAGTTTCATAAAGTTGAGAGCTTGCCAacttttcctctttctttgttttggtcTGAAATTTTAGGTGTTGCCACAATCACTTTGATGTTAGTTTAGGTCTGAAGTTCGGTTCTTTCTTTGTCTAATGCAGAATTGCTTCTCCGAGGCCTCGATGATCTCGGAATATGACCTGGGAGGAGAATGGGATCTGTTCAAAGCTCCAGAGCCTATCATCGAAGAACCGGCCATTGGCCTTGATCCCATGACAGCAGTCATTTCAATGATATCTAGCGGCGAAGATGTCACCTCCTCTCAAGGACTCAAGGTTGCAGACCTTGAATCACTTCAAAGCGAGCAGCTTTTGAATGATGTCTTCTATGACAAGGATCTTTTGGGGAAAGATGCGATAGGAGCACCACTTTCTGAGGCCGTAGATAtcaaattttctgttttgaCAGTGGATGGAAATCATATTCAGGAAAACAAACCGCCTCGCGACGTGTCATTCCAGAAGAGTGTGAGCTCAGGATGTTTAACCTCAATGGACTGGATGCACGGAACTTCAACGAAGGCAAGTTTTCTGGATTTTCCTGGAATGGATTTGAGTGCTTATGGGATTCGTCGAGCATACAGTGAAGGTGATATTAAGGTCAGATATAGTTAGTTTAGTTATTTTATGCTATATATCTTAGGTTTGAAAATATTCATATTCTTACAAGAACTAAAATATTACCTATCTACACAACAACGATTCGGTTGAGAAGAGGTTATGAATTAAAAGGTCATACAAACAATGATTTAAATCCTTCTCTCATAGCCTTTAGACCGTCTATAACGAAATGAACCCCATTCCTTACCATTCTTCGGTCTATTAAACAATGCAATGCCTAAGAGAACTAACCAAACATTTTCCAGCTGAGAGATTGATGCATTTGTGCAACCGATGTCTGTGAATCTCTTGACCCCACGTCTACAAATCTAGGAGTTATTTGGACCGATTGATAATTCatttatttgaattaatcaatAAGCGATTATTGGCTTTGTAACAAAGACTGTTGGACTGAAAAATTTTTAGACATGTCTGGCCATTTCCACAGGATGGGACTAGGTCATTGATACTGAGTTTTTATGACAGACTCTCGGTAACAGTAACACAAGGCTCATCCAGTCCTCCCTAGAGCGGCCCATAGTTATCAGCAACTACAGCAGTGAGGAACGCATGGAAAAGCTTTCAAGATACCGCAACAAGAAGACAAAGAGGAACTTCGGCAGGAAAATCAAGGTAAAATCCTGATCAATGTTGTTTCTGTGGATTCACTTCTATAATACTGTGTAAATAATTGAATGGAAACATAACAGATTGAGATATAGAGCCAAAATTCCTGCATAGCTATGTACTGAAGCAACATTTGCAGCATTTGACAATGATCTTACAAACATTTCACCTTTTCTGATTGACCTTTGTGATTAAACACTCGAGGCTGTTGAAACAGGGTTGGTTGTTCGCTTTATATGAGTGGATGATTTTCAGTCCCGTTTAATAGCTTAGATTAAAAAATGCTGCATTTCCATACTTTAACTATTATAGCATCTCATGTCGATTGAAGCACTTTCTTATATACTTCCAATTTACTGGATTCGGCCCTTGAGCTCATACGTTGCAGTAGGTAGGAAACTGATTAAATGCTTTCGTTTCAGTACGCATGCAGGAAGGCTCTTGCAGACAACCAGCCAAGGATCCGGGGAAGGTTTGCCAAGACCGAAGAATCGTATGCCAAGAGGCTATAACTGTTAACTTATACATATGATAAAATAATGAACGTAGAAATGAAGTAGCCAGGTCAACGATGATGCGATGAAAGAGATGAGAtcagtagtagtagtagtgtAGTCAGTTTAGGTATTGCTCATCAATAAACTAGACCCCCTAAAATCCTCCTCTGCTAGGTGTTTGATCTCTTATATCATCTGCTGGAATAACAACATCTTCTCTAGACCTACGTATGTACACGGCCAATCTACGAACGGATGTAAATACGTATGTATGTGGAATAATCGGGCCGGGGAAGCAAACAGTTGTACTTGTTCATGTTACATGTTATAAAATGGCAATCTTTTCTAGTCCCTCTCTTCCACTGCTGTAATCTTTTCTTGTGCATGTTATTTGCTAGTGAGAATACAATCCAGTTTGGTTGGTTTCATGTTTTTTGCCCCTTATAAGCATTTACCATTGAATAAAATATTAACTATTGAAGTAATTTGATGGGATTATGTATAGAACCAAAGCAGTTTCCggtttaattttagttttcttttgtaTATTTATTAGTGATGGATTGTTACGGTAGATAGAGTCTTTCTCTTCAACCTACTATGCCTTGCGTTCAAATAATATTTCAAACCAAAGAATAACATGGTGAAAAGACAATCTCGAAATGGGGTTTGAGTCATACAGTCTAAATGACCCGAAGATTCTAAACCAAATGAGTAAAGAACCTATAACAAACGAAGAAGATTCTCCCAAATTGTTCTCAAACTTTAAAACTCACAAATTGGCTTTCACTAATTTGCCACTCAAATAAGCCACAAATTTGCTACATACTCGTAATTTCAAGTAGTGAATTCCaccccaaaaccaaaaaagagaaatattaagGTCCTATTTACAGTGCATAGGACTTAAATTTCAATAAGCAATGAGAatcttaatcctaattggaagTAAATCCAAAATCCTAATAGGTTAGGAAATCAAATACGTACCCTAACAAAATAAGTAAATTATCAAAAATTTATCCATCAAGCACGTAATCTAACTAAAAAGTGCGAAACCCAACCATAtagaacacaaaaaacaaaataggaagTGCGAGAGGATTTCTCTGCCAGTCTTCGATCTATTCGCCAAGAACTTTTTAAACACTAATGCTTTGCTTCTGTTCCATCGATCGTCACTTCCAGATTCGCCTGGGCCTCACAAATGTACTGCAGGCCAGCCCAGATTCGAGGGAGGCCCAAAGCGTGCTGATTCCTGGAGCccaaaaaaaactgaaaaaataagtggTCTCTCCTCCGCAGCTTCAACTTCTACCAGTTGGGTTTTCTCCTCAAACCGGAAAATATTCCTAATAGCACCGTACCAATAGGTTTCTCCACTACGAGAAAATCTTCGATCAGACTGCCTAACAACGCGAGTGATTTGATCAATTTTATATCTCATCCGACTTTATATTAGTTTCACTTTTGCAAGAGAACTCAACCCTACCAATGCAAGGACGACGATCCTCGTTAAGTACGGCGAGGTCTGCTGACGGCCGCCCATAGTTCACAACTTCACATGCCACTCATCCAAATAAAATCAGATCGCATCTTAAAAATGGAGGAGAGATCGCGCCGCCATGTCACCACCTCCTTGCTCCGGCCGCTGTCGTCGTGTTGCAACCCTCCTAGTTCTTACCTACCACTCCTAACTATTCAGTTCCAGTTTCTCATACAACTCCATGCAAACCGAACAAGTACGGTCAAAAGTGTGTTCCAAAATTTAACTTCCAAAAACATGGGATAGAGATGGACCCACAAACATAACATAAGCTGCTGCTGTCGAACCTTTTTGGCGTCCAATTTTAGTAACATTTCCTAAAGTCTTGGAACAGAACTCTTCCGGCTCCATCTCTATGTTGAAACACCATAACCACCAAAGCTTCGTGGAAGAAAGAAGTTGCGTACGCCCGTACGGGCGGCGGCGCGAGCCACATTTCTCACAAGGTGGGACTAGAGAATCCTGATATtgtaatgcatgaaactctgTATACAAGCAAACACGTGATCCGACTGCTGGACACAAGATTTTCTTCGTGTCTAATCCTTTACTTCGTAAATTGAACCCCAAAAACATTGCTTGGCGATTATCTTGTGCTTGCAGGTTGACGTTGACCTCCCAAAAAATTGAAGTGGGAGGTGGGTGAATCTCTACACGAAATCACCAAACTTTGTTCATATTTTCAAAAACCCatatgtagaaaaaggtatgtaggctaaaaattatatttgttattgatacatgaatgtggaaaaatggaagagaatgcaaatggaagagaatgcttatggaagagaatgcttattttttcattatcattctctacaagattacaaggatatatataaatgatacaaatgtgtaggtaggacaaggtagccgtcctagtgtgtaggtaggacaaggtaggaagctgtagaggacaaggtagccgtcctagtgtgtaggtaggacaaggtaggacggctgtaggacggcttgacggctgtaggacggctagtgtgtaggtagaacaaggtaggacggcttgacgactgtaggacggcttgacggctgtaggacggcttattcttccaataataatattatatacaattacacaaggactccaaccatattccttatttgtctaacactccccctcaagttggagagtggatgtcaagaactcccaacttgcgtaacatacccgaaaacttttctttcccaagaggtttggtaaac is a window from the Pyrus communis chromosome 16, drPyrComm1.1, whole genome shotgun sequence genome containing:
- the LOC137720894 gene encoding uncharacterized protein isoform X1 → MYAETGLLFPYFQNFSQDFQQLEEFCRGQKSNAPMNCFSEASMISEYDLGGEWDLFKAPEPIIEEPAIGLDPMTAVISMISSGEDVTSSQGLKVADLESLQSEQLLNDVFYDKDLLGKDAIGAPLSEAVDIKFSVLTVDGNHIQENKPPRDVSFQKSVSSGCLTSMDWMHGTSTKASFLDFPGMDLSAYGIRRAYSEGDIKTLGNSNTRLIQSSLERPIVISNYSSEERMEKLSRYRNKKTKRNFGRKIKYACRKALADNQPRIRGRFAKTEESYAKRL
- the LOC137720894 gene encoding uncharacterized protein isoform X2, with the protein product MYAETGLLFPYFQNFSQDFQQLEEFCRGQKSNAPMNCFSEASMISEYDLGGEWDLFKAPEPIIEEPAIGLDPMTAVISMISSGEDVTSSQGLKVADLESLQSEQLLNDVFYDKDLLGKDAIGAPLSEAVDIKFSVLTVDGNHIQENKPPRDVSFQKSVSSGCLTSMDWMHGTSTKTLGNSNTRLIQSSLERPIVISNYSSEERMEKLSRYRNKKTKRNFGRKIKYACRKALADNQPRIRGRFAKTEESYAKRL